In Halobacterium noricense, the genomic stretch TGTCCGTCTCGCCGACTGCCGTCACGAGCAGGTTCTCCTCTCCAGTGACGAGCTCCTGGACGGACACGACGCCCGGGATGTCCAGCACGTCCTCGATGAGGTTGCCACGCTCCGGAATCGGCGCGGTGCAGAACAACAACATCCGGAGTGGGAAGCCGGACTCCTGGTAATCGACGTCCGCACTGTACCCCTTGACGACCGACTCCGACTCCAGTCGCTGGATGCGCTTGCGGACTGTGCTCGACGACGTGTCGGTGCGCTCGGCGATGTCGCCGGAGGAGAGATTGCGCGCGTCCTCCTGGAGCGCGTAGAGGATTTCTCGGTCGGTTTCGTCGAGTTCGTACTCCGTCATACCTCCCACGTCGCCGCCGAGCGCATAAGGAACTTCGGCTGACCCGCACGTCCGGCGGTCACCTCGCCACTCACCGCGACTCGATACTCACCGACAGGTCGTCGACGTAGTGGTCTCGGCGGTTCATTAGCCGAATCGTATCGCAGCCGCCGACATAACCGCTCCGGCAGTGTCACTCGCCGTCCCAGTAGTCGACGTCGTCCGCCATGCGGTAGTAGCCGTTGTGCGTCCGTCCGCTCCTGCCGCC encodes the following:
- a CDS encoding Lrp/AsnC family transcriptional regulator, with translation MTEYELDETDREILYALQEDARNLSSGDIAERTDTSSSTVRKRIQRLESESVVKGYSADVDYQESGFPLRMLLFCTAPIPERGNLIEDVLDIPGVVSVQELVTGEENLLVTAVGETDSDITPVAQALLDMGLSVVDEVLVRSHESTPFEGFSSQ